The Coffea arabica cultivar ET-39 chromosome 2c, Coffea Arabica ET-39 HiFi, whole genome shotgun sequence genome includes the window agcTGTCCCAATTCCAAAGTAATATATACATAACTGTAAACTTCATCACACACTACTGTTTCCTCACTCTTTCAAGTATTCATACAACAACAGTTGATGCTAGTGACATTttggcaacaaaaaaaaaaaaaaaaaatacaacaacAGTTGATGTACTTCCGCTAGGAGTATTAGATTCGGTCTTTCAAGGTTCTATATATTCGTTAGAACTTAGGAGTATAGGGTTATAAAAATGTCGTGTTCTTGCAATTTCATTTGATTGCGTTAGAGAATATTACAATTTTGGTACCAAATATTTGGGATATCAACAATTTAATCTTCAAagtttgaataaaaacaaatataggctttgtttggtaagcaagtttttggccaaatttatctgctacaaattttttaataactttagctgcaataatctcaaaaaatttctcaaaatttttaaaccatacactttaaaatattcaaaaaatttacacacttcaaaatttttttctacaaCTGCTACAttaaattacagtaaaattttaaacaaacacTAAAAAAGCTTATTGTCAAACGGAACCCTAGTTCTGAATGTTTCACTTTCCAAATACATTTAATTCAATTGACTAGTTTTGACAAATTGTTACTTGAATTTGAACACAAAAGTAGCACATGCTGGAggttaaattttgaaaaatattagaaaaaatgaaaaaaaagagtttataACCCATAATTTGTAATTAAAGGTACTAATTACTCATATGCACATTAGTGCACTTTAATTATAAATTATGGCCATTaatactttttccttttttctaattttttacaaaatttaatCGTTGACACTTACTATTGGTGACCGAATTCCAGTAATAATTTACCAAAACTATTCAATTTAATTAATTGTGCAtcgaaattaaaacatttaaaacTAAATTTACTTTTGTCCAAACTTTAAGAGCTAAAACTGCCAATGCCACAAATATTTTGTACCGAAACTGTAATTTTCTCATTGCATTATAACTTGTGtcttttttcccctctttttgtCTGGTTTACTTGTCCTTTGGGAGAATGTAGCGCTCACCCCACTACAATATTGATCTAACAATACGCATAAGCATAATTATTAGCATCACGATTCGGATCATTGAGTAAATGATCCGTATCCAATATTTCAACTATTTTGTCCAACAATGATCCGTATCCAATATTTCAACTATTTTGTCCAATAATCTCGATTGGATTTAGAATAAGAAAGAACAGAATTTTTAGTGAAATCCATACATTTCCAATACATTATATTACAACCCCAAAGCTTTCATTAAATTCAATATCACccctaatattttaaataacacttttttttcttaattaaataTACCATTATACAGTTTACGCGTGAGTTGCATTATCTATCATTATATAAGTGGATAGTAATCTTAAAAACCATTAATATGACCATTTGCTAATTTTTTGTAAGATCTgcaatttgctctttttttttttttttttgtttgagcaCAACATTGTTACAATTGGTAATTGTATATTGGGAACTTCTAGTCAAGCCCAATTTGGCATTATGATACTTCTACTAAAAAAATACGTGGATGCTAAAAGTAGTTTGAAACATTTAGCGAACATTATCCTCTATaattaaaagtgaattttttgatatcaaaaacactttttagCAAAAGATCCAAATTGATACTTTTAAAATAACTGttgtgttttaaaaaaaataaatcattaaatttaattattttatccgataTTACGAACTAACAgagaaatatatttaaaaatttttaaattacacaGTATccaatataatataataaatacTTGTTGAATTATATATCCAAACAATGCATTTAAAAGCACTTAGACACTTAAAAATACTTCTATTAAAAGATCTGCTAACCCCAAGCGGACCATGGACCTGAATTATGTTCCATGACAATGGATTCAAGTGGCAGATTAACCATCTGAATATTGCGCGTATTACAAAGCTAAGTTTAAGTTTCCATAGGGCTTCACGAGGCTTGATTTATCCTACACTACACGTATCATTTCTCAGCCTTTACACACTCGAGCTTAAGCTATGCTTGACAAATTAAGAGGAAGCAAAAACATATCCAGACGGGGTTTAGAACACGCCTTACAAATACTTAAACGAGACAGACACAAAATGAGATCACTTCACCGTAAATGCAGTCACAGAAAAGGCGAAAGAAACTCTCTGGTTAATTGACCTATCATTTTAAGTTTGAAAGGAGTAAATATGACTGAGTGGACAAACAATTGGAATCAGCAAAATGTGCCCAAGAATATTAACAATTCTAAGCTATTGTGCTTAAGAACAAAAAAGCAGGGCAGTTCATCTAATCCACTTCTCTACCACAAAATCAAGCACTAATCAAAAGACAATTGAAAACATTGAAAATTATGGGTTTGACAATTCATACTTAAATCCCAACCCTAGCGAAGCGCACTAAGAAAAATGTTTAGTCAAAGGTAGAAAGCTTTTGTCACGGAAACATTCTAAAATCTTGTGTAGATGCATAACCCAAGAAAGTATAAAATTAAATCTACTCATATACGTTTGAAACCCCTCCATGTTAAAAGGCTTCAGATATGCAAGTACCAGCATACATCCAGGTACTTTGTCAGAGGATTGGTCAATCTTTTTCAATACTCCCTTAACTTCAACCTAGATCGCCACCTCAAAAACATGGACTTCCTCTCACTCTATGTAACCCACAAATAACAACCAACAATTATCTCATTTTTGCAGTAACTGAGATCCCTTGTTCCACCAATTCCCCCTTCTGAGCTACCAAAGAAGCAAATAAGAAGTgtgaacaaagaaagaaaagttacaTTTAAAGCATTCTAAACCTGCTGCACATGAAGTGGAGAAGATATCAGAACCAAATGTATGTAAGTAAAAAATTAGACATAAAAAAGGTCTAAGACGTATTTTCAAGTTTAACATACCCTGGAACTTCATATACCAAGAGGAGGTCATCTTCTTGACAGGAAGTGTAGATGCAAGCAACACGCTGCTTCGAAAGCAGAGGAGCCAAAAGTATTGAATAAGCACAAAAAAAGTGGGCGCATAGATAAAAAGAAGGGACCAAGTTAGAAACACAAACCAAAAGCAAATGACAGAACAAATCACGACAATTAGACCAACCAAGTATGTCAGCAATCAATCATGAAGAAAATCAAGAcagataaaaaattataaaacttctgAAAGGCAGCGGCAACCGTCCAATCACCACAGACAGGCCTACAAAACAGTAATCAGTAGAGATAGAGCTTTTATATTTGATACTCCAATTCTTCCTCATGAACTGAACATTGTCCCAACGCTCTGCAAATGTCATAAGAGCACTGCAAGGTTAAAGATGTGAGTCCCAAACTTCCAACAAGTAAGTCATGGCAACAGGTAAAAATCAGGTTCACAAGTGCTCCAACAAACCAGCCTGAAAAATATTGCAATGTAAACAATGAAGAAGCGTTAAGATGGATGGAAAAACCagttaaaaataagaaacatGAAGCAAACAGATGATTAAGTTATGCATTAGTGACATTTTCGAGTATTAAGAGGAGGATGAATTTCGGCAAATGAGAGAAGTCAACCCTGATAAGTATCCATTGGAATACGCTCATCACTGCGTGGTTAGACCAATGAGACATGTAATTCATGGTCAAGGAAGCATATGGTTTCAACCCAGCACTGAATAGTTTTACATGTTCAAGTAGAGATAGATACTCAAACAGTAACTTCCAAAATATTGAAAATGCTGTATAGCATAACACATAGGGTTGCACCACAGCTTTAGCTTTTCCACTTGTCAGACATTTCCTATGAGGTAAGAACTTTGCCCACACAACTGAGCAGTCATCATGGGAATTCCCTTGCAATAAGATCCCAACCTAAACAAGAACTAATGGTATTTTATTTCAGGTACAATATAGGTAGCTTCCAAGTACTGAGCGATAAACATCTCTTGCTACAAAATCAATGATGGTTAAAAATCTAGGTCCAGTGGGTGCTGATAGTGCAGAAGTCAAAGGCAGTCCACAGTTCCAGAACCCCCTTTCCCCAAGAACGGGTGAAAGGGAAAAAGGCTGGACCGGTATAATTTCTGTTGCAGTTCAAGTAACACTAGAACAACTTGGAAAAGTcagccccccccccccaacccccAGAAACTCTCCCAATATAGACTTTTGAAACATGTCTCCCTCTGCACAAGATTACTCCAGACAGCCATTAGTCGCCAATGGACAGAAACACGTGACAAATGTTCAAGGCAACAGTCCACCTTATCCTAAACAGTTCtgaattcatcaaatgcaaATGGCAAAAAAAGACAGTCTCAAATCAACCAACATGTTTCCTAGGTTTGGTAGAATAAAGGAGTCAACAAGGGAATTAGGAGAGCTTACCTTCCCTTTGAACACCATAGAACAAGAATCACATCCTCATTTCATCTCAGCCATGAACTTCTCATACTCTGAGTCTGCACCATAGGTCTTCTCTGCAGATGACACAGGTGGAGGCACAGGCGGATTGGAGGCCCAGGGAACATTAGTCACACTCTGTGACTGGTCCAGAgtaggaggaggaggtggtggtggtggtggttgtgCCATATTGTAGTAACCTTGATAGCTGTATGACGGTGTTGAATACTGGCCATTTGGTGGAATAGCAGCAACAGAGTTACCATAGGCATACGTGGGAACAGATTGAACAGGAGTTGTGCTCTGATGAGATTGGACTCCAGGTGGGTAACTTTGCTGTGTATCAACAGCTGAAGCATACGTCTGTTGTGTTTCAGCAGAAGACACAGTTGTTGATGGAACAGCTGAAGTTGCTGTCTGCATTGGAGGAGGATACTGTACTCCATATGGAGGGACAGGTTGCCCAGTATACATGGCCGACccgggaggaggaggagggtaAGAGGCataaggaggaggaggaggaggaggtccCCATGGAACTGGAGCTCCTGTGTAGCTTCCAGGTGGTGGGGTTCCAAGAGGCCCACCTGCAGCATACTGCTGGGAAGGATAAGCACCGGTTGGTTGGGGAGGAGCAGGGTATGTAGGCATCGCAGGGGCAGGAGGGCCTGGAGGCACAGTGGGTTGAGGCGGTTTACCAGCCACTCTGACAGCTATTGTCCTACCATCCAGACGATGACCATTCATGCTAGCAATAGCATTATTAGCCTGTTGAACATCAGCATACTTAACAAAACCATAGCCTTTACTCAGACTAGTGACGCGGTCCTTGATAACCTTAGCCATAACAATTTCACCAAAAGGAGAGAATAGGCTGATTAAACCATCATCGTCCAGAGTGGGAGGCAAGTATCCAATGTAGAGATTGGTCTCATCGTATTCCTTGGGCTTGATCAGGTTTGCCCCTAAGCCAGGCGTGGTGCTACTCACACCACTATTATTGCTGCCATTGCTGGCCCAAGGAGGATTGCTTCCAGGAATACCAGGAAGAGCAAGAGCTGCAGAACTTTGTTTGGTTGAAGATTCAGGACCAGTCCCACCCAACTCAGCCAGGAAGTTCTGATATTCGTCATCCATCTTCTTGCCTGTGGTATTCTTCACTGGACAGTCAATAGTGGGGTGCCCACCATCGCCACAAATCTTACACAGAACATCACTTTTAAATGTTGAAGTTTTAGACGGACATGCATATTGCCTATGGCCTGGTTCACCACATAACCTACAATACTCCTCGTCTCTAATAGTCCCATTCAAAGCAGCAAGCTCCCTGAGCTGTTGCCTCTTATGCTCATTAAGCACTTCATCAACAGGCTGCAAGAGCTTCTCCACCATGGCAGCGGCTGCATCAAGTGACTCCTGAGTTTCAGCTTCCACCAAAACATGTAAATCTTCATTCTCTGAGGGATCAGGCTTCAAGTCCCTTTTCTGCTGTAACCTACCTTCCTTCACAGAGCCTTTACCTCGAATAACAATCTTTGCGCCTGTCTCTCTTTCCATCCTCTTCTGAGTATTACCTCTAGGCCCAATAATCAAACCAATAAAATTATAACCAGGGAACTCTTTCATCGGGATGTAAAGCTTCTTCTGAAGCTTAGGAGGCCTGTAATCAGCAGGTGGCTTAAAAGCGGgatttttcttgagtatttgGGATATAATCTCCTGCCTCTCCCTATTCAACTTCTCCCGTGCACGATATTCCCTAGTATTAATCCTGATGCCCATATTATCGTAAATAGGTTCAGGCGAAGGTGAGCGTGCACCTTCAGGCCTGTCATCTAGGGGCAAACCAGATTGCAACTTTCGAGTAATCTCAATCAATCTGCTATTAAGAGCTTGAATTTCAGGGTCAAATTCAATACCTCCAGTAAGCTCCTTCATGAAATCCGGCAACTGAATCACCGGCTGCGGCTGATCATCCGCCCACCTAGATTTCCTCTTCCTCCCGCCAGTCCCTGTCCCCGTGCCATCGCCTCCTCCGGTCCCAGCCCCACTTCCATCGCTGCTGGCCTCGCTCGGAGGAGGATCCCACCTGCTCCTGCGCCTTCGCCTGCTGGTGGTCTCCTCTTCACCTCCCGACTGGTCCTTGTCGGTGCCGCTATGCGTGTTGGTCAAGCCATTCTCAGAAAGCAACGGTCTCAGGACCTCGAGTTTCGGAGTACTTTCACTGTTCTCTCCGGTTAAAACCTTCTCCTTTATCGGCTCACCCGCAACGGAATTCTCGAGTCCGCTATTCTGCTCGAACTTAGTTAAGGTTTCTTGAAGCTTGTGATTGTAAGACGCATAATTTTGTTGGGATTGATCCTGATCTTGAGATTGGGAGTAGGAATAAGAAGAATTGGAGTAATTTTGGTAGTAAGATGGATTTGCAGAAGGGGAAGAGATGAGTAAAAATCGATTGGAGAAGAAGAGGGAAGGTGGGGATGTATTTATCTGAGGGATGGGTTTTATAATCCTTGGTCTGGCCGTAAACGTCCTCAGATCGATCTAGCCATCTAGGGTTGGATTAGGATACCCTGGTTCAGATAAGGCGGTTCACACATTCTCGCTGCTGCAGATTCATGGCTTTGTGGCCTGTATGGGTTTCGTATGGGCCTGTGTTTCAGCCTGTTGGGTTTCATGGGCCTAAATTTCAGGAATAAGATTCTTGCGGTCTTCAAAATATAGTCGATGCTGTTAGGGGGCAGGTGAGGTCCCCCTAATCTGAGAAGAGCACGCCGCGCCTACTTGAGTTTTGATAGACTGTATACTTACAAATTCGCACCACCCCCCCCCTGCGGGGGATTGGCTCGGCTGATGCTGGGATTGCCTAGTTAGGTCCGGCATTTATGTGATCGGGTTCGACTCTTTCTATCGTCTTGTATATCTTTAAAGTGCGGCATGCACAGGCGCAGGGGATTAGTTAGGCCGAAGGTCCGGACACCCTTACGTtgaccaaaaataataataatacttgTAAATTCAAATTGAATAAATTTAAATTGTTATTTGAATTCGAGCTCAAATTCATCAAAACTCAAACTCAATTCAAGTCGAAACTATTCGTTAAGGGTCAAATTCAGCCTATCTCAATCACACGAATCACCTCAGTAAACTCCACTGGTTTAATCAGCTTACATATTATTGTATTCAGGCTGTAAGATTTCGCACACGCAGAAaacaaatcttttttttaattctttagtTGAACAATGTTTTGAAATTTAGTGCGCGGGACCTGCAACTGCAAGATGCAATGTACGAGTGGTTACTAAAGGGCATTGCTTGTGCAACACAACAGTCTATTTGTTAAGCTTGCAAAGTGATATGATGATATGACAAGAATGCATTACTCTTTTTGGGTAGGTAAGAATGCATTAATCTACTATCATGTCTTCACTTTTCTCTGCCGAAATAACAAGAATTATCTCGTTTTCTCCTCTAAATCACACTCCAAGGACCATTTTGAGAGCATGTTGGATGCAAATGATACTACTTTTATCCATCTAAATCACAATTATTTCGTTGTCTTCACTTGTATCCATCTTAACTGCCTTATGCGCTAATAAAGCGTGTTAATACTTGCAATTGTAATCCATAAATTATTGTTTTCAACGAAAACTATAGCAAAAGTATTTCTAAAAAGCTAATAGACTCGCTTAGATCAAATAGGTGTTTTGATACGCTCTTCAAATATTATTAACTGCAGGATGCTCTATTTGAATATCCAATCTACAGCCCACAGAAGGATTTGAAATCCCTTTTGGTGGCCAGTTTTATCTAAACCAAGTTGATTAGATCGAGTTTAGCACATGCAAATACATAAGCAAGCCATCAAAAAATTCAAAGCACCATCTTTCTCTTCCCTCGTCCATCATGATTGGTGCATTTAAGACATTACAGCATATATCACAAAATTGTTGATATTTCTCTCACAAAAGAGCCATTTCCATTTAAGGGCTGCCTCTTCGACTTTTATTGCTGAAGAGGGCGTTGCAAGCTTTCTGCTACATAAGTCCGACATGCGAAAGCATATTAGCGCAGCATAATTCACAAAACAAACTGCAAAAAGAACATCTAAGAGAAAAGATTACAACCGGTAGACAGCCAAGTCCCAGTCATGATAGTCTACTCGGAAGCAGATGACTTGCGCAGCGCAAAAGGCCCGTGATGCCTTTCTCTAGATTGGGTCTCCATCCTCTTGCAACCATCCAAGACAGCAGTCAGCTCGTAGGGGGGAGCATCAGTGGCCAACCACTGCTCAACATAGAATATGGACTGACTACAGGCTTTGTGTGGGCCCGTGGTGGTGACTTCGATGTAATCGCAGTACCAACCATGGTGGGCTCCAGAGCCATCAGAGGTCAAGTTTAGCCTGCAAATGGGTGAGCTTATGCATGGGCCTCGCCCAGTAAAGATATCCAGACTGCCCCTCTCAAAGTAGTCATGCTGTGGGCCCATTAGGCCCCAATTCCTGAGATTGGGGATCCAAACTGATTTTCCTGCGGCGTCGCCTAGAGTGACGCTAATTCTGGAGTCAGTTCCCGCCTTTACGATGCTTCCAGTTTGTACGTAGAGAGTGTAGACGCATTCATTCTGCAACAAAAAAGCAGCATTCAACATTGCAGATAaggccaacaaaaaaaaaaatttcgcccaAGTCTGTCCATTTTTTATGATCATGTAACAAAAGTTGTCTATATTTTTCGGCAAATTTGTCTGGTCAAAAGCAATTCTGAGAAACCCATAATCTGCGGAAGCCATGCATGGATTTTGAAATGATTCTGGTTGCATGAtctaatgattttgctggtagAGTTTGATTTGATCAGATAAAGTATGAAGATACCATGATCAAAGGCCAGAGCATCTTGATTCAGAAGAGTGTAGCtgggaaacaaaaagaaaaatgaacaaTCTTCCTACTTTGCATGCACCAACGCAAAAAGAACGTTGAACGCCATAAAAAATGAGCACCAGCAAGCACGATCTAAGATAAATGTTTAACCAACTACTCATCTGTAGAAGATCAGCTACAGATTACAGCCGATTCAGTCAGTAACTACAGCAATATGCTAAGCCGCTACACAGATTGGCTTAGGTTCGAATCAGTGAATTTGGATCGCATCTTCGAATTCAAgcataaaaataatattttcctTCCAACAAAGAGAGTTCAAACAAAGATCGCCTAGAGCTGGACTAGAAAGCAGATTGATATATTATTGCATGCATAAAGGCAATATTGCAAGTACGTCTGAGATTGATCCGAGTAATTAATGCAATGCCCAGTAGTATATACTACCAACGACGAGGGAATTTAGTAGTAGATGTTAAGAGAGGTTTACAGATGGATGGGCGGCAACAGCAGAAGCTAAGACGACGGTGGCGAGTAGTAGCAGCATTGATGATGAGAAGCGGCGACTCGTCATCTTCTTCCTCCCTCGTTGCAAGATAGATCTGTTATTTGAGCGTAacagagaaaataaaaatactgCTGCTTGAGCACAATCAACTCCACTCTACAGAGGTATATAAACGGTTCTGGTTCTGCACTGCTATTACTGTATTCATGGGTTTGATCGGTTCAATGCATCACCGATTCCCTCGTCGTTGTTTGTTGTACGTAACCTGTAAGGACAGACCACTGCCTGTATAaattaattttgcattttcctcCATTGAGCTTTAGTATCGCCACTCACCCAAGAATCAAGACTGACTACCTTTTTCCTCCCAAACTAGAATTTCGCCCTGCCTCACCACAGTctcttttcttatttattatgaatttatataaatatgaaAATTAACAACTATCCCACATGTTCAttcatattaattttaaaaaattaatgtatgctaaatattcaattatttactaattttttaaaaatttatttacataCTTTCACTATGGTATGATATTATATATCAAACAATATATCCCATATCAAAAACTTGgtagatattcttttttttataaatatttttttagataattaaaatttttataatgaccatAAACCTAGAACTATATTTTCACATTTAATCCAGTAAATATTAAGTAGAACTATACATCAAGTAGAAAAGATCCAGCAATCCATATTTTTTTATCATTAAATAtttaggtaaaaaatttttttttacatcacATACATGCTAGGAGTTTCGAGCGAAGACACTTAAGATTATcgtgtttgaaaaattttatcatAATCTGAATCAACTAGATGAAAATGTCAACTAGACAAATAAGGACCCCATGATCTTATTTGAATTGTAATTAATGTGCAATTAGTAGATTTCACAATCTTAGTTAAACTATTTTTATTAGTCAAAAAATTAGCTGTCAAACTTTGCCAAGCAGTTGATTCGGACCGTCACAAAATTTCTGTCATGCTTAGGTTACTTTTACGAGATGAGTTAAGGGTTTAGACCACTTTAATGGGGCAGCATGAAATAAAGCCTTCTGAGtttcgcaacggatcttctgtacCACACCCTGTCTCACATCCTATCACACTCCTTAAAATCTCGTCAAGTGTCCCTTAATAAACCAAACTCTCAAACAACCCAACTCAGACCATATTAAGTTAATTAATCGATTAATCGGACAAAGAAACTTAATCCCTTTAACCGatataaccaaaaccaagaaaaataaaaacataattACGGTTGTTTCAGCCTGTGCTTCActaactcttcttcttcttcctccttcgGATTCCTCAAaacccttttccctttttcccccTCCAACCCATCGATGGAATTCCAACggttttttcaaaattgtcaCCTGTGCTGCTCCGAAACATGGCATTCACTCAATTGAAGCAATTGAAACTAGTATCGGGTATCAAGCTGCTATCTTTATCTTTTGCCTTTCTAGAAAATCTAAATTGTTTTTTAGTGCACCTTGGACGAGTTTATTGCGGTTTCATTTTGTGTTCTCTCggttgcagtttttttttttatttgttttgccatttgtagtgatttttttattgtttgagGTTTTTGATGGATGGCGTTAGGTGGGTTTTGTTTCTGGTTAAAGTGGAGGGATATTTGGGCGGTTGATTGTTGAATATACTGAGTGAAGCTGCTGATCGGTTGCTTCGTGGATACTTTACTGAATGTTCTGAAATTTCATCCTTTGATCTGTGATAGGGACTGTGAATTCAATTGGCAATCTAGGCTGGCTTATGGATTGGATTTCCGTTCATGCCTTTCTGTATAACCTTTACTTGTTTGAGTGTAGTTCCTTGTTTTGTAGTGTGGAAAGCATATTCCAATAAATAGGTTTAGGCGAGCCTATTCTTATCTTCTGTAGTGCTCTTCTTCTGTTAGTTTTTgggttccttttttttattatttctctAATAACAATTATAGCTTTAATTTTTTGCCCTTTCATTATTCTGAATTTATACTTGTAAAACTCACTCAGAGCAGAATGATGATAAATTAGTCTTTAGTTTGTTTATCCAATCACCTTATTtacttttttgtcttttttggaCAAACTAGTTATCGGTTGTACAGTGTTCTCCAAAGCTTTATTAAATGGTGAGCTCAAAAAAGAAGCTAGAATCTACATAACAATTTTTATCCTGTGTctgaaaaatgatgaatttcCTTGTTTTAATCACCATGCTCTTCGAATTCTTTCTGGGGTGCTGTGCAACTAACAGAGAAatgctttctctctctctctttcccccAAAGTTCTTTTGTTATGTTtagtttttctaaattttaaagGATAACTTTACCGATCATTTTAAAGTTACATTTGCTGCAGCAAATTGCAATGGTTTTCTGGTTTTGGTTTATATGGATAGAGGTGCCATCTTGACTTGCATTGGTGTGACTAGTTGCAGGGTTTATGTATTCATTCACTTCATTGTTGCTGTTTACAAAGTTCAATGTTTATGAAAATTATGAAACTTAGATAATTGAAATCTCTTATTTGCAGAATGTTATGCATAATGAAGCTTCAGTCATGTAGAGCTTGTAACTTTTTCCCTAATACTGCAGGGGTATTTGATATGATAATAGATTTTTTCAGTCAACTGGAACTGATTCGTGTTAATGCATCTGAGACTATGAAAGCCTATATCATTCTGCACAACCTTGATGATGGACAAGAAGAGCAGGAGAGGAAAGGTTCTTGCGTGGAGGAGAAGGAGAGTGGGGTAAGGCAAAGCCATCAACTCTCAAGAACAAACTAAGGGAGGCTCTTGAGGAGGCTTCTGAGGATGGGTCATTGTCTGATAGGACATTTTGCACTGAAGAATCCATTCCTGGCTTTAATGAAGCCTTCAATAAGTTCTTGACTTTGTACCCAAAGTTCCTATGTTCAGAAACAATTGACCAATTGAGACTTGACTTTGTACGGgttgttttcttattttcaaatgCTACAGTATTTGGGATTCATCTACATTTAGCTTAAAGGAAATTACTGCAAATTTGAGCAATCATGTACTTCATGGGGGTGCAGAGGAAGGTACTGTGGAGCATGATATTAAAACCAAAATTATGGATTACTTGAACATTCCTGAGAATGAGTTTGTACTTGTTTAAATTGTTGCTGAATCTTATCCTTCCCATTCGAACAAGAGGCTGTTGAATATGTTTGACCATGAGAGCCAGTTTGTGAGTTGGATGGCTCAATGTGCTAAAGCATCGGCAGCAGGAGCCTACCTTTTCATATCTTCTTTTGAATTTCAAGTTTCTTTCAAACGTTATGGGAAAAAGTCCAAAGGCTCGCTTACTTTGGCGCAAATCAAATACAGCAACTGTAGTCACGGAATCAAAGAATATATGAACTCCTTGCCCTCAAGTATTATCTCCATATAATACAGAGCATCGCTGGCATAGTCCTCACAAAACTCTTAATTATGCACGACTGAAAAGGCCAGAGAGTAAATAATATTGAGTTCGTATGGACCTTGAACTTTCCACCCTAAGAGTCCTCAAACAAGGAACGTTTAGTACTTTTAGTTACCGACACAGGTTTCAGTCAACATCCACTAGTATTGGAAATTAAG containing:
- the LOC113725176 gene encoding splicing factor-like protein 1 — its product is MKELTGGIEFDPEIQALNSRLIEITRKLQSGLPLDDRPEGARSPSPEPIYDNMGIRINTREYRAREKLNRERQEIISQILKKNPAFKPPADYRPPKLQKKLYIPMKEFPGYNFIGLIIGPRGNTQKRMERETGAKIVIRGKGSVKEGRLQQKRDLKPDPSENEDLHVLVEAETQESLDAAAAMVEKLLQPVDEVLNEHKRQQLRELAALNGTIRDEEYCRLCGEPGHRQYACPSKTSTFKSDVLCKICGDGGHPTIDCPVKNTTGKKMDDEYQNFLAELGGTGPESSTKQSSAALALPGIPGSNPPWASNGSNNSGVSSTTPGLGANLIKPKEYDETNLYIGYLPPTLDDDGLISLFSPFGEIVMAKVIKDRVTSLSKGYGFVKYADVQQANNAIASMNGHRLDGRTIAVRVAGKPPQPTVPPGPPAPAMPTYPAPPQPTGAYPSQQYAAGGPLGTPPPGSYTGAPVPWGPPPPPPPYASYPPPPPGSAMYTGQPVPPYGVQYPPPMQTATSAVPSTTVSSAETQQTYASAVDTQQSYPPGVQSHQSTTPVQSVPTYAYGNSVAAIPPNGQYSTPSYSYQGYYNMAQPPPPPPPPPTLDQSQSVTNVPWASNPPVPPPVSSAEKTYGADSEYEKFMAEMK
- the LOC140035803 gene encoding PLAT domain-containing protein 3-like: MTSRRFSSSMLLLLATVVLASAVAAHPSNECVYTLYVQTGSIVKAGTDSRISVTLGDAAGKSVWIPNLRNWGLMGPQHDYFERGSLDIFTGRGPCISSPICRLNLTSDGSGAHHGWYCDYIEVTTTGPHKACSQSIFYVEQWLATDAPPYELTAVLDGCKRMETQSRERHHGPFALRKSSASE